A single region of the Paraburkholderia megapolitana genome encodes:
- the hfq gene encoding RNA chaperone Hfq, with product MSNKGQLLQDPFLNALRKEHVPVSIYLVNGIKLQGNIESFDQYVVLLRNTVTQMVYKHAISTVVPARPVNFHPDSETAS from the coding sequence ATGAGCAACAAAGGGCAATTGTTACAAGACCCGTTTTTGAACGCACTGCGTAAAGAGCACGTGCCGGTGTCGATCTACCTGGTCAACGGCATCAAGCTTCAAGGGAACATCGAATCGTTCGACCAGTACGTCGTGTTGCTCCGGAATACGGTGACCCAGATGGTGTACAAGCACGCTATTTCGACTGTTGTGCCTGCCCGTCCGGTGAATTTCCACCCTGATTCCGAAACAGCGTCCTAA
- the der gene encoding ribosome biogenesis GTPase Der — translation MKPVIALVGRPNVGKSTLFNRLTRSRDALVADLPGLTRDRHYGEGRVGERPYLVVDTGGFEPVAKDGILHEMARQTRQAVAESDIVVFIVDGRNGLAPQDKTIADYLRKTGRPIFLVVNKAEGMKYSAVAADFYELGLGDPRAISSAHGDGVSEMIGDALEVAYAGQPEESEEEKEARGVKIAIVGRPNVGKSTLVNTLLGEERVIAFDMPGTTRDSIYIDFERQGKKYTLIDTAGLRRRGKVFEAIEKFSVVKTLQSISDANVVILMLDARQDISDQDAHIAGFVVEQGRALVVGVNKWDGLDPHVRERTKSDLERKLKFLEFAKFHFISASENTGIGALMRSVDDAYAAAMAKLPTPKLTRALIDAVEFQQPRRRGPVRPKLRYAHQGGQNPPLIVIHGNALDAITDTYKRYLEKRFRETFGLAGTPLRIEFRSSTNPYADKG, via the coding sequence ATGAAACCCGTAATTGCCCTCGTCGGGCGCCCCAATGTGGGGAAATCCACGCTGTTCAACCGCCTGACACGCTCGCGCGACGCTCTTGTCGCCGACCTGCCGGGGCTGACACGCGATCGCCACTATGGCGAAGGGCGGGTCGGCGAACGGCCGTACCTGGTCGTCGATACCGGTGGCTTCGAGCCCGTCGCGAAGGACGGCATCCTGCATGAAATGGCGCGGCAGACGCGCCAGGCAGTCGCGGAATCGGACATCGTCGTGTTCATCGTCGACGGTCGCAACGGGCTGGCTCCGCAGGACAAGACGATTGCCGACTATCTGCGCAAGACCGGCCGGCCGATCTTCCTCGTCGTGAACAAAGCCGAGGGTATGAAGTACAGCGCGGTCGCCGCCGACTTCTACGAACTCGGCCTCGGCGACCCGCGTGCAATTTCCTCCGCGCACGGCGACGGTGTGAGCGAGATGATCGGCGATGCGCTCGAAGTCGCGTATGCGGGTCAGCCGGAAGAAAGCGAAGAAGAAAAGGAAGCGCGCGGCGTCAAGATCGCGATTGTCGGGCGGCCGAACGTCGGCAAGTCGACGCTCGTGAATACGCTGCTCGGTGAAGAACGTGTGATCGCGTTCGACATGCCCGGCACGACGCGCGATTCGATCTACATCGACTTCGAACGGCAGGGCAAGAAGTACACGTTGATCGACACCGCAGGGCTGCGTCGTCGCGGCAAGGTGTTCGAAGCGATCGAGAAATTCTCGGTGGTGAAGACGCTGCAGTCGATCTCCGATGCAAACGTCGTGATCCTGATGCTCGATGCGCGGCAGGACATATCGGATCAGGATGCGCACATCGCAGGGTTCGTCGTCGAACAGGGGCGTGCGCTTGTGGTCGGCGTGAACAAGTGGGACGGCCTCGATCCGCATGTGCGCGAGCGTACGAAATCGGATTTAGAGCGCAAGCTAAAATTTCTCGAGTTCGCGAAATTTCACTTTATTTCAGCGTCGGAAAATACCGGTATCGGTGCATTGATGCGTTCCGTCGACGATGCGTACGCGGCTGCGATGGCCAAGCTGCCGACGCCGAAGCTGACCCGTGCACTGATCGATGCCGTCGAATTCCAGCAGCCGCGCCGTCGCGGCCCGGTGCGACCCAAGCTGCGCTATGCGCACCAGGGCGGCCAGAACCCGCCGCTCATCGTGATTCACGGCAACGCGCTCGACGCGATCACGGACACCTACAAGCGTTACCTTGAAAAACGCTTCCGGGAAACTTTCGGGCTGGCGGGGACTCCATTGCGGATAGAGTTTCGTTCGTCGACGAACCCCTACGCGGACAAGGGCTGA